In one Thunnus maccoyii chromosome 12, fThuMac1.1, whole genome shotgun sequence genomic region, the following are encoded:
- the LOC121909143 gene encoding titin-like isoform X1 has protein sequence MACRESGGSKILLCLGLFVVASSFCCCTKLTRLKTVKWRENSTLSQSQDIDLHHGRLLIGQDPLRHAKLKGTKATKNYMDVNSGYQADMGWEMSRQPKGQGDGSSKADNSAVERLLKMEPKVECTGDSMKLKVQDAASTSGSLFLVDRGSHLSPLPLSKLPSSCGYTIGSTRRDMVLVAPYDGCFVTLEEDSYVLPLRWCGLPVRMSCPLMRQSSPNPPMVTCHAEGMVVKMEWATSVDKIKVKLYGSWEPLMRESPRCGFSVVVHPEGVVISVRYAPCVEKKDGMYTIELAGDGETKISCPALSPAQPGPTKSPIKGPQQQTEIPGKGVYPSNQSHNLPSTRAPDQTLKNPVQTVVPQVPGIPQNPEVPNQKQNQGPKDVVQPQLPYFYPNFFYPQPANPENRPTVQPNPTPVTKKKESQQTIPAKLPVTPEGQVPQLISLPFYPWPAKPEVPVKETPVLPRATQPPNSQVEQPFYPYPFYVMPNPDVAPAHRTELKPTPTSPPVTQTTQGQRKQPFYPLPFYPQPAKPDNPPTQPPVTKHFLPYPSNPPSGPTQKPVEPPASQSEAPQGQVHQTSYPYPLYPVPVPENQPATKPTTAPEPPKPPQPEDPQGQVHQPLYPYPFYPVPVPENQPATKPTAAPEPPKPPQPEAPQGQVHQTSYPYPFYPVPVPENQPASKPTAAPEPPKPPQPEAPQGQVHQPLYPYPFYPVPVPENQPATKPTAAPEPPKPPQPEAPQGQVHQPLYPYPFYPVPVPENQPATKPAAAPEPPKPPQPEAPQGQVHQTSYPYPFYPVPVPENQPASKPTAAPEPPKPPQPEAPQGQVHQPLYPYPFYPVPVPENQPATKPAAAPEPPKPPQPEAPQGQVHQTSYPYPFYPVPVPENQPASKPTAAPEPPKPPQPEAPQGQVHQPLYPYPFYPVPVPENQPATKPTAAPEPPKPPQPEAPQGQVHQTSYPYPFYPVPEPENQPATKPTAAPEPPKPPQPEAPQGQVHQTSYPYPFYPVPVPENQPATKPTAAPEPPKPPQPEAPQGQVHQTSYPYPFYPVPVPENQPASKPTAAPEPPKPPQPEAPQGQVHQPLYPYPFYPVPVPENQPATKPTAAPEPPKPPQPEAPQGQVHQTSYPYPFYPVPEPENQPATKPTAAPEPPKPPQPEAPQGQVHQPSYPYPFYPVPVPENQPATKPTAAPEPPKPPQPEVPQGQVHQPLYPYPFYPVPVPENQLASKPTSFTESPATETPKGQPVTLPPTSSAQQPQWITPASDQKTPESTIQQPSNVIVPQGPQPGTPNMPPVYCPQVCPSGFSNCCPQIAFHQHLHHIVPAGLGSKDTPPIYTGLPFLSPMSYYVFGNGLSSAPLPQKPNGETQIEAEITSAPISPQSLPSENRKQPHLQPPDGNPAALPGSNPTKPTHPALPIYPYFVPNSDWRYLPQNGDWQNLPQSQSQTLSNVPSTPQTSVNDPVNPVVQYELYNVQPPKQQNGQLSSYVAQYLQRQYTKNQNKPTVKEVQPSNKKPSESKSPAHHKAQSELDPRLFPYYMLQDAQAPTHNKSLFPNNSLQPPPSVSGSKNSSKHEQTVHSYSEPKSYVLLQHGPPGREPNGFAKSPQPFRDLVRDTNVLAQNFATHHNSEAQHPQGLSLQQGKPQNLKWLDKGMTNPLPGNVNYMPRPGDRSGLPFFTALDGVHSVPLPQDLSFSATQKKPKFLDSFKDSWKPIAPLGSSRRTPPHVPRKAFQQWSSAADHQVNGLNQPIQREGGNQKQK, from the exons ATGGCGTGTAGAGAGAGCGGGGGTTCCAAGATTTTACTATGTTTAGGACTTTTTGTGGTCGCTAGTTCGTTTTGCTGTTGCACAAAATTGACAAGGCTTAAGACAGTTAAATGGAGAGAAAACTCGACACTTAGTCAAAGTCAAGACATTGATCTACACCATGGAAGACTCTTAATTGGGCAAGATCCTCTGCGACATGCTAAACTCAAAGGAACCAAAGCCACAAAGAACTACATGGATGTAAATTCAGGTTACCAAGCAGACATGG GCTGGGAGATGTCCAGGCAACCTAAAGGACAGGGTGATGGCTCTTCAAAGGCTGATAACTCTGCAGTGGAACGGCTGCTGAAAATGGAACCAAAGGTTGAATGTACAGGAGACTCCATGAAACTTAAAGTCCAAGATGCTGCTTCCACTTCTGGATCTCTGTTTCTTGTAGACAGGG GAAGTCACCTGTCTCCCTTGCCTCTGTCCAAGTTGCCATCAAGCTGTGGTTACACCATCGGATCAACACGGAGAGATATGGTCTTAGTTGCACCTTATGATGGTTGCTTTGTCACACTTGAG GAAGACAGTTATGTACTCCCATTGCGTTGGTGCGGATTACCAGTGAGGATGTCATGCCCTTTGATGAGACAGTCTTCGCCTAACCCTCCAATGGTTACCTGCCATGCAGAGGGCATGGTTGTGAAAATGGAATGGGCCACATCTGTAGATAAgattaaagtaaaat TGTATGGCAGCTGGGAGCCACTGATGAGGGAATCGCCCAGATGTGGCTTCAGTGTAGTTGTCCATCCTGAAGGTGTGGTCATCTCGGTTCGCTATGCACCCTGTGTGGAGAAAAAG GATGGAATGTACACCATTGAACTGGCTGGAGATGGAGAAACCAAGATTTCCTGCCCAGCATTGTCACCAGCTCAACCTGGACCCACAAAAAGCCCAATAAAGGGCCCACAACAGCAAACTGAAATACCAGGCAAAGGGGTGTATCCCTCTAACCAATCACATAACTTGCCTTCAACTCGTGCTCCTGATCAAACCCTGAAAAATCCGGTGCAAACTGTAGTTCCCCAGGTCCCAGGCATTCCTCAGAATCCAGAGGTTCCTAACCAGAAACAAAATCAGGGGCCAAAAGATGTTGTTCAGCCTCAGTTACCTTACTTTTACCCCAATTTCTTTTACCCCCAGCCTGCAAATCCAGAAAATAGACCCACTGTACAGCCAAACCCCACTCCTGTAACAAAGAAAAAGGAGTCACAACAAACAATCCCTGCAAAGCTGCCGGTGACTCCTGAGGGACAAGTGCCCCAATTAATTTCTTTACCGTTTTACCCCTGGCCAGCCAAGCCTGAGGTGCCTGTTAAAGAAACTCCTGTGCTGCCTCGAGCCACCCAACCACCTAATAGCCAAGTGGAACAACCTTTTTACCCTTATCCATTCTACGTTATGCCAAACCCTGATGTTGCTCCTGCACACAGGACTGAACTGAAACCTACACCTACATCTCCTCCAGTTACCCAAACTACTCAAGGCCAAAGAAAGCAACCTTTCTACCCTTTACCATTTTATCCTCAACCTGCTAAGCCTGACAATCCCCCAACACAGCCACCAGTAACTAAGCATTTCCTCCCATATCCGTCTAACCCCCCATCTGGGCCTACCCAGAAACCTGTAGAACCACCTGCAAGCCAGTCTGAAGCCCCTCAGGGTCAAGTGCACCAGACATCGTACCCCTATCCCCTCTACCCTGTGCCAGTGCCTGAAAATCAACCTGCTACAAAGCCCACTACTGCTCCAGAGCCTCCAAAACCACCACAGCCTGAAGACCCTCAGGGTCAAGTGCACCAGCCATTGTACCCCTATCCCTTCTACCCTGTGCCAGTGCCTGAAAATCAACCAGCTACAAAGCCCACTGCTGCTCCAGAGCCTCCAAAACCACCACAGCCTGAAGCCCCTCAGGGTCAAGTGCACCAGACATCGTACCCCTATCCCTTCTACCCTGTGCCAGTGCCTGAAAATCAACCAGCTTCAAAGCCCACTGCTGCTCCAGAGCCTCCAAAACCACCACAGCCTGAAGCCCCTCAGGGTCAAGTGCACCAGCCATTGTACCCCTATCCCTTCTACCCTGTGCCAGTGCCTGAAAATCAACCAGCTACAAAGCCCACTGCTGCTCCAGAGCCTCCAAAACCACCACAGCCTGAAGCCCCTCAGGGTCAAGTGCACCAGCCATTGTACCCCTATCCCTTCTACCCTGTGCCAGTGCCTGAAAATCAACCAGCTACAaagcctgctgctgctccagagCCTCCAAAACCACCACAGCCTGAAGCCCCTCAGGGTCAAGTGCACCAGACATCGTACCCCTATCCCTTCTACCCTGTGCCAGTGCCTGAAAATCAACCAGCTTCAAAGCCCACTGCTGCTCCAGAGCCTCCAAAACCACCACAGCCTGAAGCCCCTCAGGGTCAAGTGCACCAGCCATTGTACCCCTATCCCTTCTACCCTGTGCCAGTGCCTGAAAATCAACCAGCTACAaagcctgctgctgctccagagCCTCCAAAACCACCACAGCCTGAAGCCCCTCAGGGTCAAGTGCACCAGACATCGTACCCCTATCCCTTCTACCCTGTGCCAGTGCCTGAAAATCAACCAGCTTCAAAGCCCACTGCTGCTCCAGAGCCTCCAAAACCACCACAGCCTGAAGCCCCTCAGGGTCAAGTGCACCAGCCATTGTACCCCTATCCCTTCTACCCTGTGCCAGTGCCTGAAAATCAACCAGCTACAAAGCCCACTGCTGCTCCAGAGCCTCCAAAACCACCACAGCCTGAAGCCCCTCAGGGTCAAGTGCACCAGACATCGTACCCCTATCCCTTCTACCCTGTGCCAGAGCCTGAAAATCAACCAGCTACAAAGCCCACTGCTGCTCCAGAGCCTCCAAAACCACCACAGCCTGAAGCCCCTCAGGGTCAAGTGCACCAGACATCTTACCCCTATCCCTTCTACCCTGTGCCAGTGCCTGAAAATCAACCAGCTACAAAGCCCACTGCTGCTCCAGAGCCTCCAAAACCACCACAGCCTGAAGCCCCTCAGGGTCAAGTGCACCAGACATCGTACCCCTATCCCTTCTACCCTGTGCCAGTGCCTGAAAATCAACCAGCTTCAAAGCCCACTGCTGCTCCAGAGCCTCCAAAACCACCACAGCCTGAAGCCCCTCAGGGTCAAGTGCACCAGCCATTGTACCCCTATCCCTTCTACCCTGTGCCAGTGCCTGAAAATCAACCAGCTACAAAGCCCACTGCTGCTCCAGAGCCTCCAAAACCACCACAGCCTGAAGCCCCTCAGGGTCAAGTGCACCAGACATCGTACCCCTATCCCTTCTACCCTGTGCCAGAGCCTGAAAATCAACCAGCTACAAAGCCCACTGCTGCTCCAGAGCCTCCAAAACCACCACAGCCTGAAGCCCCTCAGGGTCAAGTGCACCAGCCATCGTACCCCTATCCCTTCTACCCTGTGCCAGTGCCTGAAAATCAACCAGCTACAAAGCCTACTGCTGCTCCAGAGCCTCCAAAACCACCACAGCCTGAAGTCCCTCAGGGTCAAGTGCACCAGCCATTGTACCCCTATCCATTCTACCCTGTGCCAGTGCCTGAAAATCAACTAGCTTCAAAGCCCACCTCTTTTACAGAGTCCCCAGCAACTGAAACTCCTAAAGGACAGCCTGTAACATTACCCCCAACTTCCTCTGCCCAGCAACCACAATGGATCACTCCAGCCAGTGATCAAAAAACCCCGGAGTCCACCATTCAACAACCTAGTAATGTTATAGTCCCACAAGGTCCTCAACCGGGCACTCCAAATATGCCACCGGTTTATTGCCCCCAGGTTTGCCCATCTGGATTTTCTAATTGTTGTCCACAAATTGCTTTTCATCAACATCTCCATCATATTGTCCCTGCTGGACTTGGCAGTAAAGATACACCTCCAATATATACAGGACTTCCATTCCTTTCTCCAATGTCATATTATGTATTTGGCAATGGCTTAAgttctgctcctcttcctcaaaAACCAAATGGAGAAACACAAATTGAAGCTGAGATCACCTCTGCACCTATTTCACCTCAGTCCCTTCCATCTGAAAATAGAAAGCAGCCCCATCTCCAGCCACCAGATGGCAACCCTGCTGCACTACCTGGGAGTAATCCAACCAAGCCAACACATCCTGCACTACCAATTTACCCTTATTTTGTACCCAATTCTGATTGGCGATATCTACCACAAAATGGTGACTGGCAAAATTTACCACAAAGCCAATCACAAACTCTCTCTAATGTGCCCTCTACACCTCAGACTTCAGTTAATGACCCGGTAAATCCAGTGGTGCAATATGAATTATATAATGTACAGCCTCCAAAGCAGCAAAATGGCCAACTGTCATCTTATGTTGCCCAATATCTACAACGGCAATATACAAAGAATCAAAATAAACCTACAGTCAAGGAAGTGCAGCCATCTAACAAAAAACCCAGTGAATCTAAATCACCAGCACATCATAAGGCTCAAAGTGAACTTGATCCTCGTTTGTTCCCTTACTACATGCTTCAAGATGCTCAAGCACCTACTCATAACAAGTCATTGTTCCCTAACAACTCTTTACAACCACCGCCATCAGTGAGTGGCTCAAAGAATTCTTCTAAACATGAACAGACTGTGCACTCCTATTCTGAGCCAAAGAGTTATGTTCTCCTACAGCATGGTCCACCAGGTAGAGAGCCTAATGGTTTTGCTAAATCTCCGCAGCCTTTTAGGGATCTGGTTCGTGACACAAATGTCCTAGCACAAAACTTTGCAACGCATCACAATAGTGAAGCCCAACATCCTCAGGGTTTAAGCCTACAACAAGGGAAACCCCAAAACCTTAAATGGTTGGACAAAGGAATGACTAATCCCTTACCTGGTAATGTCAACTACATGCCAAGGCCTGGTGATAGATCAGGTTTGCCATTTTTCACAGCTTTGGATGGAGTTCATTCAGTGCCTTTGCCTCAGGACCTCTCTTTCagtgcaacacaaaaaaaacctaaattcCTAGACTCTTTCAAAGACTCCTGGAAGCCCATTGCACCCCTAGGCTCCAGCCGCAGGACTCCACCACATGTTCCTAGAAAGGCATTTCAACAATGGAGCTCTGCAGCTGACCACCAGGTAAATg GGCTGAACCAACCCATCCAGAGAGAAGGTGGAAATCAGAAGCAGAAATGA
- the LOC121909143 gene encoding titin-like isoform X2, which translates to MACRESGGSKILLCLGLFVVASSFCCCTKLTRLKTVKWRENSTLSQSQDIDLHHGRLLIGQDPLRHAKLKGTKATKNYMDVNSGYQADMGWEMSRQPKGQGDGSSKADNSAVERLLKMEPKVECTGDSMKLKVQDAASTSGSLFLVDRGSHLSPLPLSKLPSSCGYTIGSTRRDMVLVAPYDGCFVTLEEDSYVLPLRWCGLPVRMSCPLMRQSSPNPPMVTCHAEGMVVKMEWATSVDKIKVKLYGSWEPLMRESPRCGFSVVVHPEGVVISVRYAPCVEKKDGMYTIELAGDGETKISCPALSPAQPGPTKSPIKGPQQQTEIPGKGVYPSNQSHNLPSTRAPDQTLKNPVQTVVPQVPGIPQNPEVPNQKQNQGPKDVVQPQLPYFYPNFFYPQPANPENRPTVQPNPTPVTKKKESQQTIPAKLPVTPEGQVPQLISLPFYPWPAKPEVPVKETPVLPRATQPPNSQVEQPFYPYPFYVMPNPDVAPAHRTELKPTPTSPPVTQTTQGQRKQPFYPLPFYPQPAKPDNPPTQPPVTKHFLPYPSNPPSGPTQKPVEPPASQSEAPQGQVHQTSYPYPLYPVPVPENQPATKPTTAPEPPKPPQPEDPQGQVHQPLYPYPFYPVPVPENQPATKPTAAPEPPKPPQPEAPQGQVHQTSYPYPFYPVPVPENQPASKPTAAPEPPKPPQPEAPQGQVHQPLYPYPFYPVPVPENQPATKPTAAPEPPKPPQPEAPQGQVHQPLYPYPFYPVPVPENQPATKPAAAPEPPKPPQPEAPQGQVHQTSYPYPFYPVPVPENQPASKPTAAPEPPKPPQPEAPQGQVHQPLYPYPFYPVPVPENQPATKPAAAPEPPKPPQPEAPQGQVHQTSYPYPFYPVPVPENQPASKPTAAPEPPKPPQPEAPQGQVHQPLYPYPFYPVPVPENQPATKPTAAPEPPKPPQPEAPQGQVHQTSYPYPFYPVPEPENQPATKPTAAPEPPKPPQPEAPQGQVHQTSYPYPFYPVPVPENQPATKPTAAPEPPKPPQPEAPQGQVHQTSYPYPFYPVPVPENQPASKPTAAPEPPKPPQPEAPQGQVHQPLYPYPFYPVPVPENQPATKPTAAPEPPKPPQPEAPQGQVHQTSYPYPFYPVPEPENQPATKPTAAPEPPKPPQPEAPQGQVHQPSYPYPFYPVPVPENQPATKPTAAPEPPKPPQPEVPQGQVHQPLYPYPFYPVPVPENQLASKPTSFTESPATETPKGQPVTLPPTSSAQQPQWITPASDQKTPESTIQQPSNVIVPQGPQPGTPNMPPVYCPQVCPSGFSNCCPQIAFHQHLHHIVPAGLGSKDTPPIYTGLPFLSPMSYYVFGNGLSSAPLPQKPNGETQIEAEITSAPISPQSLPSENRKQPHLQPPDGNPAALPGSNPTKPTHPALPIYPYFVPNSDWRYLPQNGDWQNLPQSQSQTLSNVPSTPQTSVNDPVNPVVQYELYNVQPPKQQNGQLSSYVAQYLQRQYTKNQNKPTVKEVQPSNKKPSESKSPAHHKAQSELDPRLFPYYMLQDAQAPTHNKSLFPNNSLQPPPSVSGSKNSSKHEQTVHSYSEPKSYVLLQHGPPGREPNGFAKSPQPFRDLVRDTNVLAQNFATHHNSEAQHPQGLSLQQGKPQNLKWLDKGMTNPLPGNVNYMPRPGDRSGLPFFTALDGVHSVPLPQDLSFSATQKKPKFLDSFKDSWKPIAPLGSSRRTPPHVPRKAFQQWSSAADHQG; encoded by the exons ATGGCGTGTAGAGAGAGCGGGGGTTCCAAGATTTTACTATGTTTAGGACTTTTTGTGGTCGCTAGTTCGTTTTGCTGTTGCACAAAATTGACAAGGCTTAAGACAGTTAAATGGAGAGAAAACTCGACACTTAGTCAAAGTCAAGACATTGATCTACACCATGGAAGACTCTTAATTGGGCAAGATCCTCTGCGACATGCTAAACTCAAAGGAACCAAAGCCACAAAGAACTACATGGATGTAAATTCAGGTTACCAAGCAGACATGG GCTGGGAGATGTCCAGGCAACCTAAAGGACAGGGTGATGGCTCTTCAAAGGCTGATAACTCTGCAGTGGAACGGCTGCTGAAAATGGAACCAAAGGTTGAATGTACAGGAGACTCCATGAAACTTAAAGTCCAAGATGCTGCTTCCACTTCTGGATCTCTGTTTCTTGTAGACAGGG GAAGTCACCTGTCTCCCTTGCCTCTGTCCAAGTTGCCATCAAGCTGTGGTTACACCATCGGATCAACACGGAGAGATATGGTCTTAGTTGCACCTTATGATGGTTGCTTTGTCACACTTGAG GAAGACAGTTATGTACTCCCATTGCGTTGGTGCGGATTACCAGTGAGGATGTCATGCCCTTTGATGAGACAGTCTTCGCCTAACCCTCCAATGGTTACCTGCCATGCAGAGGGCATGGTTGTGAAAATGGAATGGGCCACATCTGTAGATAAgattaaagtaaaat TGTATGGCAGCTGGGAGCCACTGATGAGGGAATCGCCCAGATGTGGCTTCAGTGTAGTTGTCCATCCTGAAGGTGTGGTCATCTCGGTTCGCTATGCACCCTGTGTGGAGAAAAAG GATGGAATGTACACCATTGAACTGGCTGGAGATGGAGAAACCAAGATTTCCTGCCCAGCATTGTCACCAGCTCAACCTGGACCCACAAAAAGCCCAATAAAGGGCCCACAACAGCAAACTGAAATACCAGGCAAAGGGGTGTATCCCTCTAACCAATCACATAACTTGCCTTCAACTCGTGCTCCTGATCAAACCCTGAAAAATCCGGTGCAAACTGTAGTTCCCCAGGTCCCAGGCATTCCTCAGAATCCAGAGGTTCCTAACCAGAAACAAAATCAGGGGCCAAAAGATGTTGTTCAGCCTCAGTTACCTTACTTTTACCCCAATTTCTTTTACCCCCAGCCTGCAAATCCAGAAAATAGACCCACTGTACAGCCAAACCCCACTCCTGTAACAAAGAAAAAGGAGTCACAACAAACAATCCCTGCAAAGCTGCCGGTGACTCCTGAGGGACAAGTGCCCCAATTAATTTCTTTACCGTTTTACCCCTGGCCAGCCAAGCCTGAGGTGCCTGTTAAAGAAACTCCTGTGCTGCCTCGAGCCACCCAACCACCTAATAGCCAAGTGGAACAACCTTTTTACCCTTATCCATTCTACGTTATGCCAAACCCTGATGTTGCTCCTGCACACAGGACTGAACTGAAACCTACACCTACATCTCCTCCAGTTACCCAAACTACTCAAGGCCAAAGAAAGCAACCTTTCTACCCTTTACCATTTTATCCTCAACCTGCTAAGCCTGACAATCCCCCAACACAGCCACCAGTAACTAAGCATTTCCTCCCATATCCGTCTAACCCCCCATCTGGGCCTACCCAGAAACCTGTAGAACCACCTGCAAGCCAGTCTGAAGCCCCTCAGGGTCAAGTGCACCAGACATCGTACCCCTATCCCCTCTACCCTGTGCCAGTGCCTGAAAATCAACCTGCTACAAAGCCCACTACTGCTCCAGAGCCTCCAAAACCACCACAGCCTGAAGACCCTCAGGGTCAAGTGCACCAGCCATTGTACCCCTATCCCTTCTACCCTGTGCCAGTGCCTGAAAATCAACCAGCTACAAAGCCCACTGCTGCTCCAGAGCCTCCAAAACCACCACAGCCTGAAGCCCCTCAGGGTCAAGTGCACCAGACATCGTACCCCTATCCCTTCTACCCTGTGCCAGTGCCTGAAAATCAACCAGCTTCAAAGCCCACTGCTGCTCCAGAGCCTCCAAAACCACCACAGCCTGAAGCCCCTCAGGGTCAAGTGCACCAGCCATTGTACCCCTATCCCTTCTACCCTGTGCCAGTGCCTGAAAATCAACCAGCTACAAAGCCCACTGCTGCTCCAGAGCCTCCAAAACCACCACAGCCTGAAGCCCCTCAGGGTCAAGTGCACCAGCCATTGTACCCCTATCCCTTCTACCCTGTGCCAGTGCCTGAAAATCAACCAGCTACAaagcctgctgctgctccagagCCTCCAAAACCACCACAGCCTGAAGCCCCTCAGGGTCAAGTGCACCAGACATCGTACCCCTATCCCTTCTACCCTGTGCCAGTGCCTGAAAATCAACCAGCTTCAAAGCCCACTGCTGCTCCAGAGCCTCCAAAACCACCACAGCCTGAAGCCCCTCAGGGTCAAGTGCACCAGCCATTGTACCCCTATCCCTTCTACCCTGTGCCAGTGCCTGAAAATCAACCAGCTACAaagcctgctgctgctccagagCCTCCAAAACCACCACAGCCTGAAGCCCCTCAGGGTCAAGTGCACCAGACATCGTACCCCTATCCCTTCTACCCTGTGCCAGTGCCTGAAAATCAACCAGCTTCAAAGCCCACTGCTGCTCCAGAGCCTCCAAAACCACCACAGCCTGAAGCCCCTCAGGGTCAAGTGCACCAGCCATTGTACCCCTATCCCTTCTACCCTGTGCCAGTGCCTGAAAATCAACCAGCTACAAAGCCCACTGCTGCTCCAGAGCCTCCAAAACCACCACAGCCTGAAGCCCCTCAGGGTCAAGTGCACCAGACATCGTACCCCTATCCCTTCTACCCTGTGCCAGAGCCTGAAAATCAACCAGCTACAAAGCCCACTGCTGCTCCAGAGCCTCCAAAACCACCACAGCCTGAAGCCCCTCAGGGTCAAGTGCACCAGACATCTTACCCCTATCCCTTCTACCCTGTGCCAGTGCCTGAAAATCAACCAGCTACAAAGCCCACTGCTGCTCCAGAGCCTCCAAAACCACCACAGCCTGAAGCCCCTCAGGGTCAAGTGCACCAGACATCGTACCCCTATCCCTTCTACCCTGTGCCAGTGCCTGAAAATCAACCAGCTTCAAAGCCCACTGCTGCTCCAGAGCCTCCAAAACCACCACAGCCTGAAGCCCCTCAGGGTCAAGTGCACCAGCCATTGTACCCCTATCCCTTCTACCCTGTGCCAGTGCCTGAAAATCAACCAGCTACAAAGCCCACTGCTGCTCCAGAGCCTCCAAAACCACCACAGCCTGAAGCCCCTCAGGGTCAAGTGCACCAGACATCGTACCCCTATCCCTTCTACCCTGTGCCAGAGCCTGAAAATCAACCAGCTACAAAGCCCACTGCTGCTCCAGAGCCTCCAAAACCACCACAGCCTGAAGCCCCTCAGGGTCAAGTGCACCAGCCATCGTACCCCTATCCCTTCTACCCTGTGCCAGTGCCTGAAAATCAACCAGCTACAAAGCCTACTGCTGCTCCAGAGCCTCCAAAACCACCACAGCCTGAAGTCCCTCAGGGTCAAGTGCACCAGCCATTGTACCCCTATCCATTCTACCCTGTGCCAGTGCCTGAAAATCAACTAGCTTCAAAGCCCACCTCTTTTACAGAGTCCCCAGCAACTGAAACTCCTAAAGGACAGCCTGTAACATTACCCCCAACTTCCTCTGCCCAGCAACCACAATGGATCACTCCAGCCAGTGATCAAAAAACCCCGGAGTCCACCATTCAACAACCTAGTAATGTTATAGTCCCACAAGGTCCTCAACCGGGCACTCCAAATATGCCACCGGTTTATTGCCCCCAGGTTTGCCCATCTGGATTTTCTAATTGTTGTCCACAAATTGCTTTTCATCAACATCTCCATCATATTGTCCCTGCTGGACTTGGCAGTAAAGATACACCTCCAATATATACAGGACTTCCATTCCTTTCTCCAATGTCATATTATGTATTTGGCAATGGCTTAAgttctgctcctcttcctcaaaAACCAAATGGAGAAACACAAATTGAAGCTGAGATCACCTCTGCACCTATTTCACCTCAGTCCCTTCCATCTGAAAATAGAAAGCAGCCCCATCTCCAGCCACCAGATGGCAACCCTGCTGCACTACCTGGGAGTAATCCAACCAAGCCAACACATCCTGCACTACCAATTTACCCTTATTTTGTACCCAATTCTGATTGGCGATATCTACCACAAAATGGTGACTGGCAAAATTTACCACAAAGCCAATCACAAACTCTCTCTAATGTGCCCTCTACACCTCAGACTTCAGTTAATGACCCGGTAAATCCAGTGGTGCAATATGAATTATATAATGTACAGCCTCCAAAGCAGCAAAATGGCCAACTGTCATCTTATGTTGCCCAATATCTACAACGGCAATATACAAAGAATCAAAATAAACCTACAGTCAAGGAAGTGCAGCCATCTAACAAAAAACCCAGTGAATCTAAATCACCAGCACATCATAAGGCTCAAAGTGAACTTGATCCTCGTTTGTTCCCTTACTACATGCTTCAAGATGCTCAAGCACCTACTCATAACAAGTCATTGTTCCCTAACAACTCTTTACAACCACCGCCATCAGTGAGTGGCTCAAAGAATTCTTCTAAACATGAACAGACTGTGCACTCCTATTCTGAGCCAAAGAGTTATGTTCTCCTACAGCATGGTCCACCAGGTAGAGAGCCTAATGGTTTTGCTAAATCTCCGCAGCCTTTTAGGGATCTGGTTCGTGACACAAATGTCCTAGCACAAAACTTTGCAACGCATCACAATAGTGAAGCCCAACATCCTCAGGGTTTAAGCCTACAACAAGGGAAACCCCAAAACCTTAAATGGTTGGACAAAGGAATGACTAATCCCTTACCTGGTAATGTCAACTACATGCCAAGGCCTGGTGATAGATCAGGTTTGCCATTTTTCACAGCTTTGGATGGAGTTCATTCAGTGCCTTTGCCTCAGGACCTCTCTTTCagtgcaacacaaaaaaaacctaaattcCTAGACTCTTTCAAAGACTCCTGGAAGCCCATTGCACCCCTAGGCTCCAGCCGCAGGACTCCACCACATGTTCCTAGAAAGGCATTTCAACAATGGAGCTCTGCAGCTGACCACCAG GGCTGA